One segment of Candidatus Nitrospira nitrosa DNA contains the following:
- a CDS encoding bactofilin family protein: MWKHEEAVGGDMERGQEREQERWVEDRRSALPKHNGPILPDEVAFVGKDVAFKGVITYSGTVRIDGALEGEIHTDGGLLVGPEAVIKAKVTAGAVVCHGRITGDIEATSQIVLCAPAVVDGSLTTPVLSMEEGVVFNGTLEMKPQAKVEVLRDTDAPSTSMSSRPPIRLAA, translated from the coding sequence ATGTGGAAACATGAGGAGGCGGTAGGGGGCGATATGGAGCGGGGACAGGAGCGCGAGCAAGAACGGTGGGTAGAGGATCGGCGGAGCGCTTTACCAAAACACAACGGTCCGATATTACCGGATGAGGTCGCGTTTGTCGGCAAAGATGTCGCGTTCAAGGGTGTCATCACCTACTCAGGGACGGTACGAATCGATGGGGCCTTGGAAGGAGAAATCCATACCGACGGCGGATTGCTCGTTGGTCCTGAGGCAGTGATTAAGGCCAAGGTGACGGCGGGAGCGGTTGTCTGCCACGGGCGTATCACGGGAGACATTGAGGCGACCAGCCAGATCGTATTATGCGCTCCAGCGGTTGTTGACGGCAGCCTGACCACGCCGGTGCTCTCGATGGAGGAGGGAGTGGTATTCAATGGGACGTTGGAAATGAAGCCCCAGGCCAAAGTCGAAGTGTTGCGTGATACAGACGCGCCTTCCACGAGTATGAGCAGTCGCCCCC
- a CDS encoding TPM domain-containing protein, with product METGERLELTAEERERIRLAVYAAEQHTNAEIVPMIVSRSGLYRDAQHRSGLLLSLAVLALMLTTERFWLPWGWHGSNAVWLVSATILAYGAGAWLGTLAPCIRFLTPTDRLQHKVRLRAERAFTKHAVSQTRERTGVLILVSLLERQIYVLADQSIAQRVPSEGWSSVVEAAVSRLTRGDLVGGLCQGIQVCGTLLAEVSPGRSGDNPDELSNELVIES from the coding sequence GTGGAAACTGGTGAGCGACTGGAGCTGACAGCGGAGGAGCGTGAGCGGATCAGATTGGCGGTGTATGCGGCGGAGCAGCATACCAATGCAGAAATCGTTCCTATGATCGTCAGTCGGTCCGGGCTCTACCGTGATGCTCAACATCGTTCCGGGTTGTTGCTTTCCCTCGCGGTCCTGGCGCTCATGCTTACCACGGAACGATTCTGGCTTCCTTGGGGATGGCACGGTTCCAACGCGGTGTGGCTCGTCTCGGCAACAATTTTGGCGTACGGCGCCGGTGCCTGGCTGGGGACTCTGGCCCCGTGTATTCGCTTTCTGACGCCGACGGATCGATTGCAGCACAAAGTACGACTTCGGGCCGAACGAGCGTTCACGAAACATGCGGTTTCGCAGACACGTGAGCGTACCGGAGTGTTGATCCTGGTCTCGTTGTTGGAACGTCAGATCTATGTGTTGGCGGATCAGTCTATTGCACAGCGAGTTCCATCGGAAGGTTGGTCCTCGGTTGTGGAGGCGGCTGTCAGCCGGTTGACAAGGGGAGATCTGGTCGGCGGGTTATGCCAAGGGATTCAGGTCTGTGGCACGTTGCTTGCTGAGGTATCCCCAGGCCGTTCCGGCGACAATCCTGATGAATTGTCGAATGAACTGGTCATAGAGTCGTAA
- a CDS encoding TPM domain-containing protein encodes MEQRYATRLLQAVLVGIAVVFTVISASPVSALDVPPLTGRVVDLAHVLPQSTVEALTARLTAHEGQSSNQVAVLTIPSLESEPLEEFTHRVATTWKLGRKGTDNGVLLLVAIKERKVRIEVGYGLEGILTDIRSAQIIRHEIVPRFRAGDMPGGILEGTYAILKTIDGTYQATENAPPRQEGAVVEQVVVAVIAGLFVGLLFTNVHRVVGPVAGAGIATLLAPWVGPALLAGGVTVVLLLLFGAAGTGGRATRSRGLDDWIWYSSRNGGWGGGSFGGGGGFSGGGGDFGGGGASGNW; translated from the coding sequence GTGGAGCAGAGGTATGCGACTCGATTGCTGCAGGCGGTCCTGGTTGGAATCGCCGTTGTCTTTACCGTTATCTCAGCCTCTCCAGTCTCCGCACTCGATGTCCCTCCGTTGACCGGGCGGGTTGTCGATCTCGCTCATGTCTTGCCACAGTCCACCGTGGAGGCGCTTACCGCTCGCCTCACTGCGCATGAAGGGCAGTCCAGCAATCAAGTTGCCGTTCTAACCATTCCTTCCCTCGAAAGCGAGCCTCTCGAGGAGTTCACGCATCGCGTGGCCACCACCTGGAAACTTGGTCGAAAGGGGACGGACAACGGAGTGCTCTTGCTGGTGGCGATCAAAGAACGCAAGGTACGAATCGAAGTCGGGTATGGGTTGGAAGGTATCCTGACCGACATTCGGTCGGCACAGATCATCAGACATGAGATCGTTCCTCGATTTCGAGCCGGAGATATGCCTGGTGGGATCCTAGAAGGAACCTATGCAATTTTGAAGACCATTGACGGAACCTATCAGGCCACCGAGAACGCTCCCCCTCGGCAAGAGGGTGCTGTTGTCGAGCAGGTTGTGGTGGCGGTCATCGCCGGGCTGTTCGTCGGACTCCTGTTCACAAATGTTCATCGTGTCGTCGGACCTGTTGCCGGTGCAGGAATCGCAACGCTCCTTGCGCCTTGGGTGGGGCCGGCACTGCTTGCGGGTGGTGTGACGGTGGTCCTGCTGCTGCTTTTTGGTGCAGCGGGGACGGGAGGGCGGGCCACTCGGTCCCGTGGGTTGGATGATTGGATTTGGTACAGCAGCCGTAATGGTGGATGGGGAGGAGGATCGTTCGGTGGCGGGGGAGGATTCAGTGGCGGCGGAGGCGACTTTGGGGGAGGGGGTGCCAGTGGAAACTGGTGA
- a CDS encoding LemA family protein, protein MGRRWWQTMAITIMMVTALSVSGCGYNDLQGLDEDTKAAWSEVINQYQRRADLIPNLVATVKGYAAHEKETLEGVVNARAKATGMQVTPEVLKDPAAFEAFQKAQAGLASALGRLIAIAENYPNLKADQNFRDLQSQLEGTENRITVARKRYIDRVADYNKMVRYFPTNLTAKFLLHLEEKPNFTVADEKAVAKPPEVKF, encoded by the coding sequence ATGGGACGTCGTTGGTGGCAAACGATGGCGATTACAATAATGATGGTCACGGCATTGTCCGTGTCTGGGTGTGGGTACAATGATCTGCAAGGCTTGGATGAAGATACGAAGGCCGCGTGGAGCGAGGTGATCAATCAATACCAGCGCCGTGCCGACCTCATTCCCAATCTCGTGGCAACAGTCAAAGGGTACGCCGCCCATGAGAAGGAGACGCTGGAAGGCGTTGTCAACGCCAGGGCCAAGGCAACCGGAATGCAAGTGACGCCGGAGGTGCTGAAAGATCCGGCTGCATTCGAGGCGTTTCAAAAGGCGCAAGCGGGGTTGGCCTCAGCGTTGGGACGACTGATCGCGATCGCCGAAAACTACCCCAACCTCAAGGCCGATCAAAACTTCAGAGACCTTCAGAGTCAGCTGGAGGGGACGGAAAATCGAATTACCGTGGCCCGCAAGCGGTATATCGATCGAGTCGCGGATTACAACAAGATGGTTCGGTATTTCCCAACGAATCTGACCGCGAAGTTCCTCTTGCATTTGGAAGAGAAGCCCAACTTTACGGTGGCCGACGAAAAAGCCGTGGCGAAACCACCGGAAGTGAAATTCTAA
- a CDS encoding PilZ domain-containing protein, translating into MPESIMGRQIVCPQCRQDSAVRVQAQSPREFVASLLWRVPFQCQQCDHRFLARRVSLPSDSQLTDRREYMRIPVKLSLSFSGGRVRGEGTVLDMSLGGCIIQSETHVRVDDIFYLEIILAKDEPPVEAAAIVRSVSTRGIAFKFLRRAQEDKRLTAFIQTRSGSAALSPSKIPQSVLAE; encoded by the coding sequence ATGCCAGAGAGTATCATGGGGCGACAGATCGTGTGTCCTCAATGTCGACAGGACAGCGCAGTTCGTGTGCAGGCTCAGTCGCCACGTGAATTTGTTGCCTCGCTGCTGTGGAGGGTGCCCTTCCAGTGTCAACAGTGTGACCACCGGTTTCTCGCTCGTCGCGTGAGTCTCCCGAGCGACTCGCAGCTCACTGATCGCCGGGAATACATGCGTATTCCGGTCAAGCTCTCGCTCTCTTTTTCCGGAGGACGAGTACGCGGAGAAGGGACCGTACTGGATATGTCATTAGGGGGCTGCATTATCCAGAGTGAGACTCATGTGCGGGTTGATGATATTTTTTACCTCGAGATCATCCTGGCCAAGGATGAGCCCCCGGTCGAGGCGGCAGCCATTGTTCGTTCCGTCAGCACCCGCGGGATCGCGTTCAAGTTCTTGCGCAGAGCGCAAGAGGATAAGCGGTTGACCGCCTTTATCCAAACCCGTTCGGGATCCGCCGCATTGAGCCCATCTAAAATTCCTCAGTCGGTACTTGCCGAGTAG
- a CDS encoding succinate dehydrogenase/fumarate reductase iron-sulfur subunit, whose product MKFTLKIWRQNGPHERGRFVMYEAHDVSPGMSFLEMLDGVNQSLLGNGEEPVAFEQDCREGICGSCSLVINGLPHGPDQGITTCQLYMRRFCDGAHITIEPWRAKAFPILKDLVVDRSGLDRIIQAGGYISVNTGGAVDGNVLLIGKDQAETAMDAASCIGCGACVAACKNASAMLFVAAKVSHLATLPQGSPERERRVSAMLEAMDREGFGSCGNQYECEAVCPKNISARFIANLNHEYLRAGIVESGRPSEPESPHAESS is encoded by the coding sequence ATGAAATTCACCTTGAAGATTTGGCGCCAGAATGGCCCGCACGAACGGGGTCGGTTTGTCATGTATGAGGCGCACGATGTGAGCCCCGGCATGTCGTTCCTTGAAATGCTCGATGGCGTCAACCAGAGCCTGCTCGGCAATGGTGAAGAGCCGGTGGCGTTCGAACAGGACTGTCGGGAAGGAATTTGTGGGAGTTGCTCGCTGGTCATCAATGGTTTGCCACACGGCCCGGACCAGGGCATCACGACCTGTCAGCTGTACATGAGGCGGTTTTGTGATGGGGCCCACATTACGATTGAGCCCTGGCGAGCCAAAGCCTTCCCGATCTTGAAAGACTTGGTGGTAGATCGCAGTGGGCTGGACCGTATCATACAAGCGGGCGGGTATATTTCAGTCAATACCGGTGGAGCCGTGGACGGGAACGTCTTATTGATCGGGAAGGACCAAGCTGAAACCGCGATGGATGCCGCTTCCTGTATCGGGTGTGGAGCGTGTGTCGCAGCCTGTAAGAATGCTTCTGCGATGTTGTTTGTCGCGGCCAAGGTCTCCCACCTGGCAACCCTTCCACAAGGAAGCCCGGAGCGAGAACGCCGTGTGAGCGCCATGCTGGAGGCGATGGACAGAGAAGGGTTCGGGTCCTGCGGAAATCAATATGAATGCGAGGCTGTGTGCCCCAAAAACATCAGTGCCCGTTTCATTGCCAATCTCAATCATGAATATCTCCGTGCCGGCATCGTCGAATCCGGCCGTCCCAGTGAGCCGGAGTCTCCCCATGCAGAATCTTCATAG
- a CDS encoding fumarate reductase/succinate dehydrogenase flavoprotein subunit encodes MTRLDSKIPSGPLESKWDRHRFGEKLVSPNNKRKLTVIVVGTGLAGASAASTLGQLGYHVECFCFHDSPRRAHSIAAQGGINAAKNYQDDGDSVGRLFYDTIKGGDFRSREANVYRLAQVSTQIIDQCVALGIPFAREYGGQLANRSFGGVQVSRTFYCRGQTGQQLLLGAYSALCWQIERGQVTMHPRTELLDLILVDGQARGIVARDLVTGRISAHTAHAVVLATGGYSNVYYLSTNASGCNVTATYRAWKHGAVFANPCFTQIHPTAIPPGGAHQAKLTLMSESLRNDGRLWVPKVSSDHRLPGDIPSIDRDYFLERRYPRFGNLAPRDIASRAVKVVCDEGRGVGTGGQGVYLDFSDVIEQQGLEVVRERYGNLFDMYHRITGEDAYHAPMRIYPAPHYTMGGLWVDYNLMSTVPGLFVIGEANFADHGANRLGASSLMQGLADGYFILPYTIGHYLATANLLPIPEDHAEARGAIQLVETRINRLLAVKGRRTAAMFHRELGTLLWNHCGMSRTEGGLTSALQSIPKLREEFWRDVMVPGSGDSFNQELEYAGRVADYLEFAELLCHDALHRQESCGAHFREEYQTEDGEPRRDDARFAYVAAWEYRDRAVPVLHKEPLAFEFVPPTMRSYQ; translated from the coding sequence ATGACGAGGCTGGATTCAAAAATTCCGTCAGGACCTTTGGAAAGTAAATGGGATCGGCACCGGTTCGGCGAAAAGTTGGTCAGCCCCAACAACAAGCGGAAGCTCACCGTGATCGTCGTCGGGACCGGCCTGGCCGGCGCAAGTGCGGCCTCGACCTTGGGGCAGCTCGGGTATCACGTGGAGTGCTTCTGTTTTCACGATAGTCCACGCCGGGCTCACAGCATTGCCGCGCAGGGGGGAATCAATGCGGCGAAGAACTACCAGGACGACGGAGATAGTGTCGGGCGTTTGTTTTATGACACGATCAAAGGCGGTGATTTCCGCTCGCGAGAAGCCAATGTCTACCGGCTCGCCCAGGTCAGTACACAGATCATCGACCAATGCGTGGCGCTTGGTATTCCCTTTGCCCGGGAGTATGGCGGTCAATTGGCGAACCGCTCGTTTGGGGGCGTGCAAGTCTCCCGGACGTTCTACTGTCGAGGACAGACGGGGCAACAACTCCTATTAGGTGCCTATTCAGCGCTCTGTTGGCAGATCGAACGTGGCCAGGTCACGATGCATCCGCGCACGGAACTGCTCGATCTCATCCTGGTCGATGGTCAGGCTCGGGGCATTGTGGCTCGAGATTTGGTCACCGGACGGATCAGCGCGCACACGGCCCACGCCGTGGTCTTGGCCACGGGTGGGTACAGTAACGTGTACTATCTCTCCACCAATGCGAGCGGATGCAATGTGACGGCCACATATCGAGCATGGAAGCATGGTGCCGTATTCGCCAATCCATGTTTTACCCAGATTCACCCGACGGCCATCCCACCGGGCGGGGCTCATCAGGCCAAGTTGACCCTGATGTCCGAGTCGCTCAGGAACGATGGCCGATTATGGGTGCCCAAGGTGTCATCGGACCATCGTTTGCCGGGCGATATTCCTTCAATAGATCGAGATTATTTTCTCGAGCGGCGATACCCCCGGTTCGGGAATCTCGCTCCGCGAGATATTGCCTCACGGGCAGTCAAAGTTGTGTGCGATGAAGGGCGCGGTGTCGGGACAGGCGGCCAGGGTGTGTACCTGGATTTTTCGGACGTCATCGAGCAACAAGGGCTGGAAGTGGTCCGTGAGCGTTATGGCAATCTCTTCGACATGTACCATCGCATCACAGGAGAGGATGCCTACCACGCTCCCATGCGGATTTACCCGGCGCCGCACTATACGATGGGGGGGCTCTGGGTGGATTACAATTTGATGAGCACGGTCCCGGGACTCTTCGTCATCGGCGAGGCAAACTTTGCGGACCATGGCGCCAACCGGTTGGGTGCCAGCTCATTAATGCAAGGATTGGCCGACGGCTATTTCATCCTTCCCTATACCATTGGTCATTACCTGGCGACGGCAAACCTCCTCCCTATTCCGGAGGATCATGCGGAGGCTCGTGGGGCGATTCAGCTGGTTGAGACTCGGATCAACCGTCTGCTGGCGGTAAAGGGACGTCGGACCGCGGCGATGTTTCATCGGGAGTTGGGGACGCTCTTGTGGAATCATTGCGGGATGTCACGCACCGAAGGGGGGCTCACCTCAGCGTTGCAATCGATTCCCAAGCTTCGTGAGGAATTTTGGCGGGATGTGATGGTCCCAGGGTCAGGAGATTCCTTCAACCAGGAGTTGGAGTATGCGGGAAGGGTGGCGGACTATCTCGAATTCGCTGAATTGCTCTGTCACGACGCCCTCCATCGTCAGGAGTCATGCGGCGCGCATTTTCGCGAGGAATATCAAACAGAGGATGGTGAGCCACGGCGCGATGATGCGCGCTTTGCCTACGTGGCGGCATGGGAGTATCGGGATCGAGCCGTGCCGGTCTTGCATAAGGAACCGCTGGCGTTCGAATTCGTGCCGCCGACCATGAGAAGCTATCAATAG
- a CDS encoding succinate dehydrogenase cytochrome b subunit — MVRLFSHFQSSVGKKMVIALTGLCLVVFVVVHMLGNLQLFEGPHALNRYAAFLRDMPIVLWMVRIGLLSIAVFHIGLAVQLSIQNRRARPVEYTIHRYRQASIASRTMMISGMTLLVFLGFHLLHLTAGVIDPVFSDRVDAEGHRDVYGKVVHAFQNPFMVIIYLAGQVGLGLHLSHAISSSVQTMGFEHAGLSRLLKALGPVIGLIVILGNGAIILAVFLRIVH, encoded by the coding sequence ATGGTACGCCTCTTCAGCCATTTCCAGTCTTCAGTCGGAAAGAAGATGGTCATAGCTCTGACCGGGCTATGCCTTGTCGTGTTCGTCGTGGTCCATATGCTGGGAAATCTTCAGCTATTTGAAGGGCCTCACGCACTGAACAGGTATGCCGCCTTTCTCCGTGATATGCCAATCGTGCTCTGGATGGTCCGCATCGGATTATTGAGTATAGCGGTGTTTCACATTGGGCTCGCAGTCCAGCTGAGTATACAAAATCGTCGGGCTCGTCCCGTTGAGTATACGATCCATCGCTATCGACAGGCATCGATCGCGTCCCGCACAATGATGATCTCTGGAATGACTCTGTTGGTATTTCTCGGCTTCCATCTCCTTCATCTCACGGCCGGAGTCATCGATCCTGTATTCTCTGATCGCGTGGATGCGGAAGGCCATCGGGATGTCTATGGCAAGGTGGTGCATGCCTTCCAAAATCCTTTCATGGTCATCATCTATCTTGCGGGACAGGTGGGGCTCGGTCTCCATCTGAGCCACGCGATTTCTAGCAGCGTACAGACGATGGGGTTTGAGCACGCGGGGCTGAGTCGGTTGTTGAAAGCGCTCGGACCCGTGATTGGGCTGATCGTGATCCTCGGGAATGGTGCGATCATCCTTGCCGTCTTTTTGAGGATCGTGCACTGA
- a CDS encoding GGDEF domain-containing response regulator — MTSDEINRRILVVDDNVSIHHDFLKILRPDMGSEALEQARASLFGDSNPVRTNDEFTVNCADQGATALALVETAVKEGKPYAAAFVDMRMPPGWDGLETIERLWEADVALQVVICTAYSDQPWDEIRDRIGRTDKLLILQKPFNSIEVLQLATALCRKWDLARKVSGQMTELSHLVDERTTELQHANRQLREFNEALVQTVANLEAAQTEILRQNDELERLASRDALTGCLNRRAFYALFEEAFAEGRGQGSELCCLMVDIDDFKRVNDEFGHAVGDQAIQAVADCLQSGLRLTDMVGRYGGEEFCLMFPRTTLGEATVLAERLRARVAAEAGNRVRMASGMTLTVSIGASSSVFGSRAPLELIDQADKALYAAKEGGRNCVMAMDVLVPGLNPSEQLELQVRRVTPRASTSAHIR; from the coding sequence GTGACAAGCGACGAGATCAATCGGCGTATCCTGGTCGTGGACGACAACGTGTCGATTCATCATGACTTCCTGAAAATTCTACGGCCCGATATGGGATCGGAGGCTCTGGAACAGGCACGGGCGTCCTTATTCGGCGACTCCAATCCGGTTCGGACCAATGATGAGTTCACGGTCAATTGCGCAGATCAAGGGGCCACCGCGCTGGCCTTAGTTGAAACGGCGGTTAAAGAGGGGAAGCCCTATGCGGCGGCCTTTGTGGATATGCGGATGCCACCCGGTTGGGACGGGTTGGAGACCATCGAGCGTCTCTGGGAAGCAGATGTTGCGTTGCAAGTCGTGATCTGTACCGCCTATTCCGACCAACCGTGGGATGAGATCAGAGACCGAATTGGGCGAACTGATAAGTTGTTGATCCTCCAGAAGCCATTCAATAGCATCGAGGTGTTGCAGCTCGCGACTGCGCTGTGTCGGAAATGGGACCTTGCGAGAAAGGTTTCCGGACAGATGACCGAATTGAGCCATCTTGTCGATGAACGGACCACGGAGCTCCAACACGCGAACCGACAGCTTAGGGAATTCAATGAAGCACTGGTACAGACCGTTGCGAACCTTGAGGCCGCACAGACAGAAATCCTACGGCAAAATGATGAACTGGAGCGTCTGGCCTCACGTGATGCACTGACAGGATGTCTCAATCGCCGTGCATTTTATGCCTTGTTTGAGGAGGCGTTTGCCGAGGGCCGTGGACAAGGAAGTGAGCTCTGCTGTCTCATGGTCGACATTGATGATTTTAAGCGCGTGAACGATGAGTTTGGGCATGCCGTCGGGGATCAAGCGATCCAAGCTGTCGCGGATTGTCTTCAGTCTGGATTGCGGCTGACGGATATGGTCGGACGGTATGGAGGTGAAGAATTCTGTTTGATGTTCCCGCGAACGACCTTGGGCGAGGCGACGGTGTTGGCGGAACGCCTTCGAGCCCGTGTGGCCGCGGAAGCTGGCAACCGTGTGCGAATGGCATCCGGCATGACACTGACGGTAAGTATTGGTGCGTCATCCAGTGTATTTGGCTCCCGCGCTCCACTGGAGTTGATCGATCAAGCAGATAAAGCGCTGTATGCTGCGAAGGAGGGTGGCCGCAACTGTGTCATGGCGATGGATGTGCTGGTCCCAGGGCTCAATCCTTCTGAACAGCTTGAACTTCAGGTCCGCCGAGTCACCCCCCGCGCGTCGACGTCTGCCCATATTAGATAA